A single Glycine soja cultivar W05 chromosome 14, ASM419377v2, whole genome shotgun sequence DNA region contains:
- the LOC114385247 gene encoding UDP-glycosyltransferase 92A1-like: protein MRGTKRGLLVHKWGPQLEILSHTSTGAFLSHCGWNSVLESLSCGVPMIGWPLAAEQAYNVKMLVEEMGVAVELTRTVETVISGEQVKKVIEIVMEQEGKGKEMKEKANEIAAHLREAITEKGKEKGSLVRAMDDLVRAILSPKAK from the coding sequence ATGAGAGGCACCAAACGTGGCCTTTTGGTGCACAAATGGGGACCCCAGTTGGAGATTCTTTCACACACTTCCACAGGAGCTTTTCTAAGCCATTGTGGATGGAACTCTGTGTTGGAGAGTCTCAGCTGTGGGGTTCCTATGATTGGATGGCCACTAGCTGCAGAACAAGCATACAATGTGAAGATGTTGGTGGAGGAAATGGGTGTGGCTGTTGAGCTCACTCGAACTGTGGAAACTGTGATCTCTGGGGAACAGGTTAAGAAGGTTATAGAGATAGTTATGGAGCAAGAAGGAAAGGGAAAGGAGATGAAGGAGAAAGCGAATGAAATTGCAGCTCACTTGAGAGAAGCCATAACAGAGAAAGGTAAAGAAAAAGGGTCTCTTGTGAGAGCAATGGATGATCTTGTTAGAGCCATTTTATCACCCAAGGCTAAGTGA
- the LOC114385055 gene encoding protein FAR1-RELATED SEQUENCE 3-like, translating into MGEGSDHQAMADNGNAESGEGGVRSAENNSGSHVRVGVSEPYVGREFDSQDAAKTFYNEYGKRVGFSCKAGPHGRSTADGANMFREFLCGREDSKRKPPESCNAMIRIEQNGQNKWVVTKFIKEHSHSMASVSKVHNIRPRKPFSSVGRTMPETYQGVGLVPSGMMYVSMDKNCIPTKNIQGIKNTPAAVAVAETYQPVKSPTMMNYAVRPATRKRTLGKDAHNLLEYFKKMQAENPGFFYAIQLDEDNHMSNVFWADARSRTAYSHFGDAVTLDTTYRITQYGVPFAPFTGVNHHGQMILFGCALLLDDSEASFVWLFKTFLTAMNEHYPVSITTDQDRAIQTAVSQVFPQTRHCISKWHVLREGHEKVAHVCNMHPNFQIELYNCINLTETIEEFDSSWNFIINKYELTKNDWLQSLYSARAQWVPAYFRDSFFAAISPNQGFDGSFFYGFVNHQTTLPLFFRQYEQALECWFEKELESDYDTICTTPVLKTPSPMEKQAANLYTRKIFSKFQEELVETFAYTANRIEEDGENSIFRVAKFEDDQKVYIVTLNLSELRANCSCQMFEYSGILCRHVLTVFTVTNVLTLPSHYILKRWTRNSKSSAGSVELADESHGPKSLTSRYSNLCWEAIKYAEEGALTVETYDTAISALRESGKKISFMRRSVAKVAPPSHPVSGTAYDDRKSPTSAADTNPLLWPLQDETTQRFNLNDDSTPVQSVADLNLPQMTPVSLQRDDGPPEMVVYPCLKSLTWVMENKNSTPGNRVAVISLKLQDYSRIPSTESEVRFNLSKVTLEPLFNHMVNISDQLSIPTRKFAVLNLKLPVAETTSGASEVKFQVSKDTLGAVLRSMAYIREQLLGPGDVQTEPMSKRPRK; encoded by the exons ATGGGAGAAGGAAGTGACCATCAAGCTATGGCAGACAATGGAAATGCTGAATCTGGTGAAGGTGGAGTGCGTAGTGCTGAAAACAACTCTGGCTCTCATGTTCGGGTTGGGGTGTCTGAGCCATATGTGGGTAGGGAATTTGATTCTCAAGATGCTGCAAAGACTTTCTACAATGAGTATGGCAAACGAGTGGGTTTCAGCTGCAAAGCTGGCCCACATGGTCGTTCCACAGCTGATGGGGCAAATATGTTCCGGGAGTTTCTGTGTGGCAGGGAAGATTCGAAAAGAAAGCCTCCTGAAAGCTGCAATGCAATGATTAGAATCGAGCAGAATGGTCAAAATAAGTGggttgttacaaaatttataaaggAGCATAGCCATTCCATGGCTAGCGTTAGTAAGGTGCATAATATTCGGCCACGTAAACCCTTTTCTAGTGTTGGAAGAACCATGCCTGAAACTTACCAAGGAGTGGGGCTTGTTCCAAGTGGTATGATGTATGTATCTATGGATAAGAATTGCATTCCCACTAAGAATATTCAGGGAATTAAGAATACTCCCGCAGCTGTTGCTGTTGCTGAAACATATCAGCCGGTTAAAAGTCCTACAATGATGAATTATGCTGTTAGGCCAGCTACACGAAAGAGGACATTAGGGAAGGATGCTCACAACCTGCTGGAGTACTTTAAGAAAATGCAAGCTGAGAACCCTGGTTTCTTCTATGCAATACAACTTGATGAAGATAATCATATGTCtaatgtgttttgggcagatGCAAGATCAAGGACTGCTTACAGTCATTTTGGTGATGCAGTTACTCTGGACACAACATACAGAATAACTCAATATGGAGTGCCATTTGCTCCATTCACTGGTGTAAACCATCATGGTCAGATGATTTTGTTTGGTTGTGCACTTCTTTTGGATGATTCTGAAGCTTCTTTTGTGTGGCTTTTTAAGACATTTCTGACAGCCATGAACGAACATTACCCTGTCTCTATCACTACTGATCAAGACAGAGCCATACAGACAGCTGTTTCAcaagtttttcctcaaacacgCCACTGTATAAGCAAATGGCATGTCTTGCGAGAAGGCCATGAAAAGGTGGCTCATGTATGCAACATGCATCCAAATTTTCAGATTGAACTTTATAATTGTATTAATCTGACGGAAACCATTGAGGAGTTTGATTCATCTTGGAATTTTATCATCAATAAATATGAACTCACGAAAAATGATTGGCTTCAGTCCTTGTACAGTGCTCGTGCTCAATGGGTTCCAGCATATTTTCGTGATTCATTTTTTGCAGCAATATCTCCTAATCAAGGATTTgatggttcttttttttatggttttgtcAACCACCAGACAACATTACCACTGTTCTTTAGGCAGTATGAACAAGCTTTGGAGTGCTGGTTTGAAAAAGAATTAGAATCAGATTATGATACTATTTGTACAACCCCTGTTCTGAAGACACCTTCCCCGATGGAGAAGCAGGCTGCTAATCTCTATACgcggaaaatattttcaaagtttcAAGAAGAGCTAGTTGAAACTTTTGCTTATACTGCCAACAGAATTGAAGAAGATGGAGAAAATAGCATATTCAGGGTTGCAAAATTTGAGGATGACCAAAAGGTGTATATTGTCACATTAAACCTTTCCGAGTTGAGAGCTAACTGTAGTTGCCAAATGTTTGAGTATTCAGGCATTCTATGTAGACATGTTCTAACTGTTTTTACTGTGACTAATGTACTTACATTACCGTCtcattacattttaaaacggTGGACAAGAAATTCCAAAAGCAGTGCTGGATCAGTTGAACTTGCTGATGAATCACATGGACCCAAGTCTTTGACATCACGATATAGTAACCTTTGTTGGGAAGCCATCAAATATGCTGAAGAAGGGGCATTGACTGTGGAAACTTATGATACTGCAATTAGTGCTCTTAGAGAAAGTGGAAAGAAGATTTCTTTCATGAGGAGAAGTGTTGCTAAAGTTGCCCCACCCAGTCATCCAGTCAGTGGGACTGCTTATGATGACAGAAAATCCCCTACTTCAGCAGCAGATACAAACCCTCTGTTGTGGCCATTGCAGGATGAAACAACACAGAGGTTTAATCTTAATGATGATAGTACTCCTGTTCAATCAGTTGCTGATCTAAATTTACCACAAATGACCCCAGTGTCTCTCCAGCGAGATGATGGTCCACCTGAAATG GTGGTTTATCCATGTCTGAAATCATTGACGTGGGTAATGGAGAACAAGAACTCAACACCAGGGAATAGAGTAGCTGTTATCAGTCTTAAG TTGCAAGACTATAGCAGGATTCCTTCAACAGAATCAGAGGTTAGGTTTAATCTCTCAAAAGTTACCTTGGAACCATTGTTTAACCATATGGTCAACATCAGTGATCAGCTGTCCATACCAACTAGGAAGTTTGCTGTATTGAATCTCAAG CTTCCAGTCGCGGAGACAACTTCTGGTGCAAGTGAAGTTAAGTTTCAGGTGTCCAAGGACACATTGGGTGCTGTACTACGATCAATGGCCTATATCCGTGAGCAACTCTTGGGTCCT GGTGATGTACAGACAGAACCTATGTCAAAAAGGCCTCGGAAGTGA
- the LOC114383365 gene encoding chloride conductance regulatory protein ICln-like, whose protein sequence is MVLGVREISCSGEPVLDSDNGEELMQVQPGIDIVLGDLPRQSPGTLYITNKQVIWVSDVDKTKGYAVDFLCISLHAVSRDPEAYPLPCLYTQIDTGEADDDHSDSESNHIQQDLSHITEMRLIPSDPTQLDSLFAIFCQCAELNPEPNDEEGEGHGWVFSADEMGDEEAEDEGYIFHNPANSIGHSNGNHDLTRTTLELQINDQRFEDAEEMEDNGDGNHY, encoded by the exons atggtgTTAGGCGTGAGAGAGATAAGCTGTAGCGGAGAGCCAGTCCTTGACAGTGATAACGGGGAGGAGTTGATGCAGGTGCAACCGGGCATAGACATAGTCCTCGGCGATCTTCCTCGCCAGTCCCCCGGCACACTCTATATCACTAACAA GCAAGTAATATGGGTGAGTGATGTAGACAAGACTAAAGGATATGCCgttgatttcttgtgtatatctCTCCATGCAGTCTCTAGAGACCCTGAAGCCTACCCTCTTCCTTGTTTATATACCCAG ATTGATACAGGAGAAGCGGATGATGACCACTCTGATTCTGAATCCAATCATATCCAACAAGATTTGTCCCACATCACAGAGATGAGGCTCATTCCCTCTGATCCTACTCAat TGGATTCTCTCTTTGCAATATTCTGCCAGTGTGCAGAGCTTAATCCAGAACCAAACGATG AGGAAGGAGAAGGACATGGTTGGGTTTTTAGTGCTGATGAGATGGGAGATGAAGAAGCAG AGGACGAAGGTTATATCTTTCACAATCCAGCCAACTCTATTGGTCACTCAAATGGAAATCATGACCTAACTCGTACGACACTTGAG CTTCAAATCAATGATCAAAGATTTGAGGATGCAGAAGAGATGGAGGACAATGGAGATGGCAACCATTATTGA
- the LOC114385246 gene encoding UDP-glycosyltransferase 92A1-like has protein sequence MAAEKKGHIVMEPKLHHLWCSRNLGLCFYLGGSNLPHRKTDSDEFHVPGFPQNYKFHRTQLHKFLRAADGTDEWSQFFIPQTALSMKSDGWICNTVEEIEPLGLHLLRNYLQLPVWPVGPLLPPASLSGSKHRAGKEPGIALEACMEWLDLKDENYVLYISFGSQNTIRASQMMALAEGLEESGRSFIWVIWPPFGFDINGEFIAEWLPKGFE, from the exons ATGGCAGCAGAGAAGAAGGGGCACATCGTGATG GAACCTAAGCTTCACCACTTGTGGTGCTCACGGAACCTTGGCCTATGTTTCTATCTGGGAGGTTCCAACCTCCCTCACAGAAAAACAGATTCTGATGAGTTCCATGTTCCGGGGTTCCCTCAAAACTACAAATTCCACCGTACCCAATTGCATAAATTTCTAAGAGCAGCTGATGGCACTGATGAGTGGTCACAGTTCTTCATTCCCCAGACTGCACTTTCTATGAAGTCTGATGGGTGGATTTGCAACACGGTTGAGGAGATTGAGCCTCTCGGGTTGCACCTTCTCAGGAACTATCTTCAACTTCCCGTTTGGCCTGTGGGGCCTCTCTTGCCACCTGCTTCACTCAGTGGTTCAAAACATCGTGCAGGAAAGGAACCTGGCATAGCCCTTGAAGCATGTATGGAGTGGCTGGATTTGAAAGATGAGAATTATGTTCTCTATATTTCATTTGGGTCTCAGAACACTATCCGTGCATCTCAAATGATGGCTTTGGCTGAAGGGTTGGAAGAGAGTGGTAGATCGTTTATTTGGGTCATATGGCCACCTTTTGGTTTTGACATCAATGGAGAGTTTATTGCAGAATGGTTGCCAAAAGGGTTTGAATAG
- the LOC114383637 gene encoding 40S ribosomal protein S20-2-like: MAYAAMKPTKPGLEESQEQIHKIRITLSSKNVKNLEKVCADLVRGAKDKHLRVKGPVRMPTKVLNITTRKSPCGEGTNTWDRFELRVHKRVIDLYSSPDVVKQITSITIEPGVEVEVTIADA; encoded by the exons ATGGCTTATGCTGCAATGAAACCCACTAAGCCCGGCTTGGAGGAGTCACAGGAGCAAATCCATAAGATTAGAATCACCCTTTCCTCTAAGAACGTCAAGAATCTCGAGAAGG TTTGTGCTGACCTGGTTCGTGGTGCCAAGGACAAGCATCTCAGGGTGAAGGGACCTGTTAGGATGCCAACTAAAGTTCTTAACATCACCACCAGAAAATCCCCCTGTGGTGAag GCACCAACACATGGGACAGATTTGAGCTGCGTGTACACAAAAGAGTCATTGACCTCTACAGTTCCCCTGATGTGGTTAAGCAGATAACCTCGATCACAATTGAACCTGGTGTCGAGGTTGAGGTGACCATTGCAGATGCTTGA